ATCCGAAATCACGGGGATAAAATCGCCCGACTAGCCCGGCTCGAAGGCCTGGAGGCCCACGCCAGAAGCGTTGAAATCCGTTTCCAAAAAGGAGAATGACATGCAGACCGTGCAGCAGACCGACATCCGCGACCTGCCGCTTCTGTCCCGGGGAAAAGTCAGGGACATCTATGAAATCGACCCCACGACCCTGCTGATCGTGACCACGGATCGCATCAGCGCCTTCGACGTGATCATGCCCCAACCCATCCCCTTCAAGGGGGTCATCCTGAATCGGATCACCTTGTTCTGGATGGATATGTTCAAGGAGATGATTCCCAATCACCTTCTTGCCGTGGAAACCAGGGACTTTCCAGCCGTGCTCAAACCCCACGCCGATCTCCTCGAAGGCCGAGCCGTGGTTGTCCGCAAGGCCTCACCCCTGCCCATCGAGTGCATCGTCCGGGGCTACATCACCGGTTCAGGCTGGAAGGACTATCGGCGAACCGGCAAGATCTGCGGCCACAAGCTGCCTGCGGAGCTTCGCGAATCCCAGATCCTGCCCGAACCCATCTTCACCCCATCCACCAAGGCCGGGCTCGGCGATCATGACGAAAACATCACCCTGGCCCAGGCCAGGACCAAGGTCGGCGAGGGTCTGGTCCAGAAGGTCCAGGAAATCAGCCTGGCCATGTACTCAAAGGCCAGGGAATACGCCGCCTCTCGGGACATCATCATTGCCGACACAAAGTTCGAGTTCGGTCTGGACGGAAGAAACCTGATCCTCATCGACGAGGTTCTTACTCCGGATTCCTCCCGCTTCTGGCCGGGAAGCCTATACGAGGTCGGCCGAAGCCAGCCAAGCTTCGACAAGCAAT
This sequence is a window from Deltaproteobacteria bacterium. Protein-coding genes within it:
- a CDS encoding phosphoribosylaminoimidazolesuccinocarboxamide synthase, which gives rise to MQTVQQTDIRDLPLLSRGKVRDIYEIDPTTLLIVTTDRISAFDVIMPQPIPFKGVILNRITLFWMDMFKEMIPNHLLAVETRDFPAVLKPHADLLEGRAVVVRKASPLPIECIVRGYITGSGWKDYRRTGKICGHKLPAELRESQILPEPIFTPSTKAGLGDHDENITLAQARTKVGEGLVQKVQEISLAMYSKAREYAASRDIIIADTKFEFGLDGRNLILIDEVLTPDSSRFWPGSLYEVGRSQPSFDKQFLRDWLIDSGWDKKSSPPDLPPEVIAGTRGKYMDAYRLLTGSDIDLPGL